One window from the genome of Pyrobaculum ferrireducens encodes:
- a CDS encoding adenylate kinase family protein: MTCAAPRPKALITGTPGVGKTTHCRKLAEVLSTRCVTVGEVLANTPYVVYIPELATYEISDLARAAEVVCRAVAPGDVVDTHVVELSPDPEAVVVLRKAPDVLFRELVDRGWPLKKVLDNVWAEMLDVVYVKARERWPWAVQIDVTKRSRDETFEAIRRCVVGGGCLDEAVDWLSYAERSGFLEFIERLSRWGRSS; the protein is encoded by the coding sequence GTGACGTGCGCCGCACCACGCCCTAAGGCCCTCATAACAGGCACGCCGGGCGTAGGCAAGACAACCCACTGCAGAAAACTCGCCGAGGTTCTCAGCACAAGGTGCGTCACAGTTGGCGAGGTACTGGCCAACACCCCCTACGTTGTGTACATACCTGAGCTCGCGACTTACGAAATTAGCGACTTGGCACGCGCCGCCGAGGTTGTGTGTAGAGCCGTCGCCCCCGGCGATGTGGTGGACACGCACGTGGTGGAGCTGTCTCCCGATCCGGAGGCCGTCGTGGTGTTGAGAAAGGCGCCAGACGTCTTGTTTAGAGAGCTGGTGGATAGGGGGTGGCCTCTGAAGAAGGTGCTTGACAACGTCTGGGCAGAGATGCTGGACGTTGTCTACGTCAAGGCTAGGGAGAGGTGGCCCTGGGCCGTGCAGATAGACGTCACCAAGCGGAGCCGAGACGAGACTTTTGAAGCGATAAGGCGGTGTGTGGTGGGGGGCGGCTGTCTAGACGAGGCCGTGGACTGGCTGAGCTACGCCGAGAGGAGCGGGTTTCTGGAATTTATTGAACGTCTGTCTCGCTGGGGGCGCTCCTCTTGA
- a CDS encoding ribose-phosphate diphosphokinase, with the protein MRVLSFPNALDIAYELGGLGPVSQVEERVFPDGEVLVRVPEADEGVVLVARLYPSVNDNLIKLLITLDALNDMGVRRIVLAIPYMPYARQDRRFRPGEPISSKTVFKLLSQLGVSAIVTVDLHKEYVAEYAPRVLVRNVYPAEEFAKALPNVDVVISPDFGSVRRAESLAKALRVPYTYFEKYRDRNTGAITLIPRQELDLRNKSVVLVDDILSTGGTLVEACRSARTLGASAVYAAVTHCQLLKDARERVRSCVDRLVCTDSILNEFAEVKIGPVLRGELEVVL; encoded by the coding sequence ATGCGCGTCTTGTCTTTTCCCAACGCTCTCGACATCGCGTATGAGCTTGGGGGGCTTGGCCCCGTTTCTCAGGTGGAGGAGAGGGTTTTCCCAGATGGGGAGGTGCTCGTCCGGGTACCTGAGGCAGATGAGGGGGTTGTGTTGGTGGCTAGGCTCTATCCAAGTGTTAACGATAACCTGATTAAGCTACTCATCACGCTAGATGCGTTAAACGACATGGGGGTGCGGAGGATAGTCCTCGCCATCCCCTATATGCCGTACGCGAGGCAAGATAGGCGTTTTAGGCCTGGCGAGCCTATTAGCTCGAAGACTGTGTTTAAGTTGCTTAGCCAGCTCGGCGTTTCTGCCATCGTCACGGTGGATCTGCATAAGGAATACGTGGCGGAGTACGCGCCGAGGGTTTTGGTGAGAAACGTCTACCCAGCGGAGGAGTTCGCCAAGGCCCTTCCCAACGTCGACGTGGTTATAAGCCCAGACTTCGGCTCCGTCCGCAGAGCGGAGTCTCTGGCAAAGGCCCTGCGGGTTCCCTATACCTATTTCGAGAAGTATCGGGATAGGAATACGGGAGCTATAACTCTCATTCCCAGACAGGAGCTGGATTTGAGAAACAAGAGCGTGGTCCTTGTTGACGACATCCTCTCCACTGGGGGGACGCTTGTTGAGGCCTGCAGGTCTGCGAGGACTTTGGGCGCCTCTGCAGTTTACGCAGCGGTGACTCACTGCCAGCTTCTAAAAGACGCCAGGGAGAGAGTGAGGAGCTGTGTAGATAGGCTTGTCTGCACAGATTCTATTCTTAACGAGTTTGCCGAGGTAAAAATCGGGCCGGTTCTAAGAGGGGAACTGGAGGTAGTCCTATAG
- a CDS encoding L-threonylcarbamoyladenylate synthase — protein sequence MRLLRTDPTRPDPHVIKSAAEVLDRGGIVAAPTETVYGLFAHAYREDGCIKVFKAKGRPMDNPLIVHVDSLEMAEEVAEIPRDIAEVLRRVWPGPITVVAKSRGVVSRCVTAGLDTIAVRAPAHPVALAIIRELGAPIAGPSANKAGRPSPTTALHVVEDLDGEVDLIIDGGPTFFGVESTIINVTRRPPALLRPGPFTVEELERFFGAVEIPPVARGVAEAEVALAPGMKYRHYAPETALVVVHFDLGDAVRALKSKGLKVAVLCAVGKCAEADYVIDMGSDLYEVARNLYKSLRDLDRLGVDVGLAPALEERGIGLAIMNRLRKAAGHREVFNTGQLLSVV from the coding sequence GTGAGGCTGTTGCGGACAGATCCCACGAGGCCGGATCCCCACGTCATCAAGTCCGCGGCCGAGGTGTTGGACAGAGGCGGCATAGTGGCGGCCCCCACGGAGACGGTATATGGCCTATTCGCACACGCCTATAGAGAAGACGGCTGTATAAAGGTGTTTAAAGCAAAGGGCCGCCCCATGGACAACCCCTTGATAGTCCACGTCGACTCTCTCGAAATGGCTGAGGAGGTGGCAGAGATACCGAGAGACATCGCCGAGGTGCTAAGGCGGGTATGGCCAGGCCCCATCACGGTGGTGGCTAAGTCGCGTGGAGTTGTTTCTAGATGCGTGACCGCGGGGCTGGACACTATAGCCGTGAGGGCGCCGGCTCACCCAGTGGCTCTTGCCATAATTAGAGAGCTGGGGGCCCCTATTGCGGGGCCCAGCGCCAACAAGGCAGGTAGGCCGAGCCCCACCACTGCTTTACACGTAGTTGAGGATCTAGACGGCGAGGTGGATCTCATAATAGACGGGGGGCCTACCTTCTTCGGCGTGGAGTCCACCATTATAAACGTCACGAGGAGGCCACCTGCGTTGCTCCGGCCCGGTCCCTTTACTGTGGAGGAGTTGGAGAGGTTTTTCGGCGCTGTGGAAATTCCGCCGGTGGCGCGGGGGGTGGCGGAGGCTGAGGTGGCTCTTGCGCCGGGTATGAAGTACCGCCACTACGCCCCGGAGACGGCGCTTGTAGTGGTGCATTTCGATCTAGGCGACGCCGTCAGGGCTTTGAAGTCTAAGGGGCTTAAGGTGGCCGTGCTGTGTGCAGTTGGTAAATGCGCAGAGGCCGACTACGTGATTGATATGGGTTCTGATTTATACGAGGTGGCGAGAAATTTATACAAGTCGCTGAGAGACCTCGACAGGCTTGGAGTAGACGTGGGTTTGGCGCCGGCCTTGGAGGAGCGGGGCATAGGTCTGGCTATTATGAACAGGTTGCGTAAGGCTGCGGGGCATAGGGAGGTTTTTAATACTGGACAGCTACTGTCGGTGGTATGA
- a CDS encoding NAD(P)-dependent oxidoreductase has translation MEITVVGMGNMGQAFAKRAAAQGFEVLWWNRTREKVKEAPGRPIAKLEEAKGLAVVFVADDQALHSVVPHLGGDYIALAGTYSVDGARRALELLKARGKKAFAMPVVGSPRNVENGDAIYIVGAPDDVYVKVRPVLEKFGTILHVGNDINAVVLKLAYNAFLISTVAVLGESLALVGKYGINPDVFKELLSLTVFKDVAARYIDRMLGHAPPTFTVKNAAKDMRYASLAAGEAEMGNVAISGVKALYEILTAMGRGEEDYAKAGVLESRHD, from the coding sequence ATGGAGATCACCGTAGTCGGCATGGGCAACATGGGGCAGGCCTTCGCAAAGCGGGCCGCGGCGCAAGGATTTGAGGTGTTGTGGTGGAACCGCACCAGGGAAAAGGTCAAGGAGGCGCCGGGGCGCCCCATCGCCAAGCTGGAGGAAGCCAAGGGCCTCGCCGTGGTGTTCGTCGCCGACGACCAAGCTCTTCACAGCGTGGTGCCGCACCTAGGCGGCGACTACATAGCGCTGGCCGGCACCTACTCAGTCGACGGAGCCAGGAGGGCGCTGGAGCTTCTAAAAGCCCGGGGGAAGAAAGCCTTTGCAATGCCCGTGGTGGGGAGCCCCCGTAACGTAGAAAACGGCGACGCCATATATATAGTAGGGGCCCCAGACGACGTATACGTAAAGGTCAGACCAGTCCTAGAGAAGTTCGGCACCATTCTACACGTTGGTAATGACATCAACGCCGTTGTGCTGAAGCTGGCGTACAACGCCTTCCTAATCTCCACGGTGGCGGTGCTGGGGGAGTCCTTAGCCCTCGTGGGCAAATACGGCATAAACCCAGACGTATTTAAGGAGTTGCTCTCCCTCACTGTGTTTAAAGACGTGGCGGCGCGCTACATCGACAGGATGCTGGGCCACGCGCCGCCCACCTTTACTGTGAAAAACGCCGCAAAGGATATGCGTTACGCCTCGCTAGCCGCCGGCGAGGCCGAGATGGGCAACGTGGCCATAAGCGGGGTTAAGGCGCTGTATGAGATACTCACCGCTATGGGCCGGGGGGAGGAGGACTACGCCAAGGCCGGCGTCTTAGAGTCACGACATGACTAG
- a CDS encoding class I SAM-dependent methyltransferase translates to MSWVEEFFDDVYLDFMQYYRNEEVSKVEAAFVQRSLGVRAGARFLDVACGHGRHMAHMPRDSVVGIDIKLEYLRHAKRFGDVVQADVRLMPFRKGAFHGAYIMHSTFGMFGDEIDMEMLTWLSGVVKMGGRLLIDVANKDKVEGIYASLGEMWNFWLTAGPYRVLSTAYYNPITSKIRETRLIYKNGKYIGEKTLELRLYSLGELRLLLTNVGFVVESLYGDFNGEAYSKNSDRLIVVAVKAGGVSRGLRQAVEWVE, encoded by the coding sequence ATGAGCTGGGTTGAGGAGTTCTTTGACGATGTATATCTCGATTTTATGCAGTACTACCGGAACGAGGAGGTTTCTAAAGTAGAGGCCGCCTTTGTACAACGGAGTCTGGGCGTGAGGGCGGGGGCGCGGTTTCTGGACGTAGCTTGCGGCCATGGGAGACATATGGCGCATATGCCCCGGGACTCGGTGGTGGGCATTGATATAAAGCTTGAGTATCTGAGACATGCCAAGAGGTTTGGGGATGTGGTGCAGGCCGACGTTAGGCTGATGCCTTTTCGAAAAGGGGCCTTCCACGGGGCCTACATCATGCACTCTACCTTCGGCATGTTTGGGGACGAGATAGACATGGAGATGTTGACGTGGCTTTCCGGCGTTGTTAAGATGGGCGGGCGCCTCTTGATAGACGTAGCGAATAAAGATAAGGTGGAGGGCATATACGCCTCTCTGGGCGAGATGTGGAATTTCTGGCTGACGGCGGGGCCCTACAGAGTACTCAGCACGGCGTACTACAACCCCATCACGTCTAAAATCAGGGAGACGAGGCTTATTTACAAAAACGGGAAGTACATTGGCGAGAAAACTCTAGAGCTTAGGCTGTACAGTCTTGGCGAGTTGCGCCTGCTTTTAACAAACGTGGGCTTCGTCGTGGAGAGTCTCTACGGGGACTTCAACGGCGAGGCTTATTCAAAAAATTCCGACCGGCTGATAGTGGTCGCCGTCAAGGCGGGGGGCGTGTCCAGAGGCTTGAGACAGGCGGTGGAGTGGGTTGAGTAA
- a CDS encoding creatininase family protein: MVCLLPVGSYEQHGPHLPPTVDADVARYVADKVAERIGARSLPPIYYSCSEEHRDFPQTISVKCRSFLPYLEDVLRSAVEKCGVVVVVVGHGGVWDAVKLISEQLNYELGPRVLPVNIWAIASPRDHAGSDETSIYLAIGGSLVGELVEICEGDISLFGKKRVGEFSKTGVVGCLKPGEVSAERGRTMLELVVEKIVERFRQFTSLRYIS, translated from the coding sequence GTGGTCTGTTTACTGCCAGTTGGTTCCTACGAACAGCACGGCCCTCATCTGCCGCCAACGGTAGATGCCGATGTGGCGAGATACGTGGCTGATAAAGTAGCCGAGAGGATAGGCGCCAGATCTCTCCCACCTATTTACTACAGCTGTAGCGAAGAGCACAGAGACTTCCCCCAGACAATTTCGGTAAAGTGCCGCAGTTTCTTGCCATATCTTGAAGATGTGCTGAGGTCGGCCGTGGAGAAGTGTGGAGTTGTGGTTGTGGTTGTGGGTCATGGCGGTGTGTGGGACGCTGTGAAGCTAATCTCGGAGCAGTTAAATTATGAACTGGGGCCGCGGGTACTGCCTGTAAACATATGGGCTATTGCATCCCCCAGAGACCACGCGGGAAGCGACGAGACGAGTATATACTTGGCGATCGGCGGATCGCTAGTCGGGGAGCTCGTGGAGATTTGCGAAGGCGATATTTCCCTCTTTGGAAAAAAACGGGTGGGTGAGTTCTCCAAGACGGGGGTAGTGGGCTGTTTAAAGCCAGGTGAGGTATCTGCAGAGAGGGGGAGGACAATGCTCGAATTAGTAGTAGAAAAAATAGTTGAGAGATTTAGGCAATTTACGTCTCTTCGTTACATTTCTTAA
- a CDS encoding histone deacetylase family protein, producing the protein MLVYYSDVFKKHVPPFRHPEAPDRLDYLVEGVLEAGAVVKEPEMRADAWDLIYAVHDKSYVDYVKRICERGGAEIDGDTYISPGTCDAAALSVSAVANAIDKREVALVASRPPGHHAGFVGRALTAPTQGFCIFNTAAIGALYLGEGVAVVDIDVHHGNGTQEILYAKDLLYISTHQHPATLYPGTGYPEEVGEGRGEGFNINIPLPPEAGDDIYVKVVDEFIIPILRQYNPKLVIVSLGWDAHRDDPLGDLNLSLKGYLYAIDAILKLQKPTVFLLEGGYNRSVIKRGTKALIRLATAGEFAPGEAQTESAPGVYKRFEELAVEVRRYTGRYWRL; encoded by the coding sequence ATGCTTGTATACTACTCCGACGTGTTTAAGAAACACGTCCCGCCCTTTAGACACCCCGAGGCCCCTGACAGACTGGATTATTTAGTGGAGGGTGTCTTGGAGGCGGGCGCCGTTGTAAAAGAGCCCGAGATGCGGGCCGACGCCTGGGACTTGATATACGCAGTTCACGACAAGAGCTATGTAGATTATGTGAAAAGGATATGTGAAAGAGGTGGCGCTGAGATAGACGGCGACACGTATATCTCGCCTGGCACTTGCGACGCGGCGGCTCTCTCAGTCTCGGCGGTGGCCAACGCCATCGATAAGAGAGAGGTGGCTTTGGTGGCTTCGAGGCCTCCGGGCCACCACGCCGGGTTTGTGGGGAGGGCTCTAACAGCGCCCACCCAGGGGTTCTGTATATTCAACACGGCGGCGATCGGCGCCCTATACCTCGGGGAAGGCGTGGCTGTGGTGGATATAGACGTCCACCACGGAAACGGCACCCAGGAGATACTCTACGCAAAAGACCTCCTCTACATATCAACACATCAACACCCAGCCACCCTGTACCCCGGAACCGGGTATCCAGAGGAGGTGGGCGAGGGCAGAGGCGAGGGCTTCAACATAAACATCCCACTGCCCCCAGAGGCTGGAGACGACATCTACGTCAAGGTGGTGGACGAATTCATAATCCCCATTTTGAGGCAGTACAACCCCAAGCTGGTGATAGTGTCGCTGGGGTGGGATGCGCATAGAGATGACCCCCTTGGAGATCTCAACCTCTCCCTCAAGGGCTACCTCTACGCCATAGACGCCATATTGAAGTTGCAGAAGCCCACTGTGTTTCTACTAGAGGGGGGCTACAACCGTTCTGTTATTAAGAGAGGCACTAAGGCCCTAATACGCCTCGCCACAGCGGGGGAGTTCGCCCCCGGCGAGGCCCAGACGGAGAGCGCGCCCGGCGTCTACAAGCGGTTTGAGGAACTGGCTGTAGAGGTGAGGCGCTACACTGGGCGGTACTGGCGGCTATAG
- the asnS gene encoding asparagine--tRNA ligase, translating to MEPYKKAEPIAEVLKRGEGRATVRGWVHRKRVLKEKIFILLRDSTGVVQLVLPRDRFREAEDLNLESSLVVTGSLVREPRAPGGVELHVESIDWAYSGEPYPINEDAVAADSEYLLDVRHLWVRSRKMQAVLKIRHTVFGAIHEYFRRSGFYEVHTPMFITAAVEGGATLFKVDYFGQPVYLTQSSQFYLEVLIYSLEKVYVVAPSFRAEPSRTRRHLTEFWHAEMEMAWAGMEDAARVGEEVISHVVEKVLEERQDELKLLGRKTEYLERAKPPFYRVSYDEAVEILRRRGVSINWGDDIGADEERALTLEFDKPLVLYGFPEKLKAFYHRNDPRRPEVTLSFDVLLPEGYGEVIGGGERIYDERELVDKIKRFGLDPRDYWWYIDLRRYGSVPHSGFGLGVDRLTMWITGADHIRDVVPFPRDVRRTTP from the coding sequence ATGGAGCCTTATAAAAAGGCGGAGCCTATAGCCGAGGTTTTGAAGAGAGGCGAGGGTAGGGCCACGGTACGGGGCTGGGTGCACCGTAAGAGGGTATTGAAGGAGAAGATATTCATCTTGCTTCGCGACTCCACCGGCGTAGTTCAATTAGTGCTTCCCAGGGACAGGTTTAGAGAGGCCGAGGACCTGAATCTAGAATCTTCGCTAGTTGTCACCGGGTCGTTGGTGAGGGAGCCCAGGGCGCCCGGCGGCGTGGAGCTTCACGTCGAGAGTATAGACTGGGCCTACAGTGGCGAGCCATATCCCATAAATGAAGACGCCGTCGCCGCCGACAGCGAATACCTCCTAGACGTGAGGCACCTCTGGGTGAGGAGTAGGAAAATGCAGGCTGTGTTGAAGATTAGACACACGGTGTTCGGCGCGATACATGAATACTTTAGGAGGAGCGGCTTCTACGAGGTGCACACGCCAATGTTCATAACGGCGGCTGTGGAGGGCGGCGCCACCCTATTCAAAGTGGACTACTTCGGCCAGCCGGTTTACCTAACCCAGAGCTCGCAGTTCTACCTCGAGGTGTTGATCTACAGCCTCGAGAAGGTGTACGTAGTCGCGCCCAGCTTCAGGGCGGAGCCCTCTAGAACGAGGCGTCACCTCACCGAGTTCTGGCACGCCGAGATGGAGATGGCGTGGGCCGGCATGGAGGACGCGGCGCGCGTCGGCGAGGAGGTGATCAGCCACGTAGTTGAGAAGGTGCTTGAGGAGAGGCAGGACGAGTTGAAATTACTGGGGAGGAAGACTGAATACCTAGAGAGGGCGAAGCCGCCGTTTTACCGGGTGAGCTACGACGAGGCCGTGGAGATTCTGAGAAGGAGGGGCGTTTCTATCAACTGGGGTGACGACATCGGCGCCGATGAGGAGAGGGCCTTGACGCTGGAGTTCGACAAGCCTCTGGTGCTCTACGGCTTCCCCGAGAAGCTGAAGGCGTTTTACCACAGGAATGACCCCAGGAGGCCGGAGGTGACGCTGAGCTTCGACGTCCTCCTGCCGGAGGGCTACGGCGAGGTGATCGGGGGCGGCGAGAGGATATATGACGAAAGGGAGCTCGTGGACAAGATAAAGAGGTTTGGACTAGACCCGAGGGACTATTGGTGGTATATAGATCTTAGGAGGTACGGCTCGGTGCCGCATTCTGGCTTCGGGCTGGGGGTGGATAGACTCACGATGTGGATAACCGGCGCCGACCACATCAGAGACGTTGTGCCGTTTCCACGTGACGTGCGCCGCACCACGCCCTAA